One window of the Halonatronomonas betaini genome contains the following:
- a CDS encoding GntR family transcriptional regulator, with translation MTELNPDSPIPLYHQLENVIKEKIDAKQFKPGEQIPSERDLSEKYDVSRMTIKKAIDKLVEQGILHRKRGKGTFISKEENRIDTLQELIGFNKRVKMLGSKPSSILLERRLIKSDDFISKKLKIAKDSDIIFTRRIRLANEIPKAYEESYIPKDICPKILEIDLERESIYNTFMETGNRPTKARQKIEAISVDEPIKEVLNMEIGTPILKIDRITFSGEKPIQFSINFDSGIQHSVVTNSN, from the coding sequence ATGACAGAATTAAACCCTGATAGTCCAATCCCCTTATATCATCAATTAGAGAATGTTATAAAAGAAAAAATAGATGCTAAACAGTTTAAACCAGGTGAACAGATTCCATCAGAAAGAGATCTAAGCGAAAAATATGATGTCAGTAGAATGACTATAAAAAAAGCCATTGATAAACTTGTTGAACAGGGAATTCTGCATCGCAAAAGAGGAAAAGGCACATTTATTTCCAAAGAAGAAAATAGAATTGATACATTACAGGAACTTATAGGTTTTAATAAAAGAGTTAAAATGCTTGGAAGCAAACCTTCTTCAATTTTACTTGAAAGAAGGTTAATAAAATCTGATGATTTCATTTCCAAAAAATTAAAAATAGCTAAAGACTCAGATATTATATTCACTAGAAGAATTCGACTTGCAAATGAGATCCCAAAAGCCTATGAAGAATCATATATTCCTAAAGATATCTGCCCAAAAATTTTAGAAATAGATCTTGAAAGAGAGTCTATTTACAATACATTTATGGAAACTGGCAACAGACCTACAAAAGCAAGGCAGAAAATTGAAGCTATTTCTGTAGATGAACCTATTAAAGAAGTTTTAAATATGGAGATAGGAACCCCGATTTTAAAAATTGATAGAATAACATTTTCTGGCGAAAAGCCAATTCAGTTTAGTATAAACTTTGACTCTGGTATCCAGCATTCAGTAGTAACTAACTCAAATTAA
- a CDS encoding cyclase family protein: MQIHDISMQISPDMPVYKGREEKRPRFKTVATHQDGSAHETEITLNLHTGTHLDAPLHMLAEGSDISYLDGKELIAPCQVFDLTSVEDKITAADLVDLELKPNHYYLLKTRNSVPDFLNKHPEEFIYLAESGAEVIAAANPIGVGIDSLGIERVQPEHPTHKTLLGNGIIIIEGLRLYEIEAGDYKLILAPLKIAGVEGSPARAFLLEEDNQ, translated from the coding sequence ATGCAAATACATGATATATCAATGCAAATCAGTCCAGATATGCCAGTCTATAAAGGCCGGGAAGAAAAGCGGCCCCGTTTTAAAACAGTGGCAACCCATCAGGATGGTTCAGCCCATGAGACAGAAATCACCTTAAATCTCCATACCGGGACCCATCTGGATGCGCCACTCCATATGCTGGCCGAAGGTTCTGATATTTCCTACCTGGATGGCAAAGAGCTAATCGCACCCTGCCAGGTATTCGATCTAACCAGTGTTGAAGATAAAATAACAGCCGCTGACCTGGTTGACCTGGAACTCAAACCAAACCATTATTATCTACTAAAAACCAGAAACTCAGTGCCAGATTTCTTAAACAAACATCCAGAAGAATTCATCTATCTGGCAGAAAGCGGAGCAGAAGTAATAGCAGCAGCCAATCCAATTGGAGTTGGCATCGACAGTCTGGGCATTGAACGGGTCCAGCCAGAACATCCAACCCATAAAACCCTGTTAGGAAATGGAATAATAATTATAGAAGGCCTCCGACTCTATGAAATAGAGGCTGGCGACTATAAATTAATCCTTGCCCCATTAAAGATTGCCGGAGTAGAAGGATCCCCGGCCCGGGCGTTCCTGCTGGAAGAAGATAATCAATAA
- a CDS encoding ABC transporter ATP-binding protein: MKTKTVNLEKASVKLNNITKIFDSPKMDESVTAVDDFNLDFKEGELTTLLGPSGCGKTTTLRMIAGFEDPTNGDIYFNDQRVNDLAANKRDSAMVFQSYALFPHMTVAENITYGLRFKKMNKAKQKEKLNEILRIIGMEGYEDRRPGELSGGQQQRVALSRALIMEPKVLLFDEPLSNLDAKLRETMRNEIRRIQRDLSITTIYVTHDQDEAMSISDNIVIMNDGHIEQVGNPEEVYFQPKNEFVADFIGTVNLLPAEITNNSGNSFTLDIMGERSLTKEQKGDFNIGDEVQLVVRPESLDITEKNQGLINGKIKNRVFLGTHNEYYIDIGLKKPIKINIFNTRLKEDFQRGDEISIDFNSSDVHIVE, encoded by the coding sequence ATGAAAACTAAAACAGTAAATCTTGAAAAAGCTTCAGTAAAATTAAATAATATAACCAAAATTTTTGATTCACCTAAAATGGATGAATCAGTAACAGCAGTTGATGATTTCAATCTGGATTTTAAAGAAGGAGAATTAACAACACTTTTAGGACCATCTGGTTGTGGTAAAACCACAACTTTAAGAATGATTGCCGGATTTGAAGATCCAACTAATGGAGATATTTATTTTAATGACCAACGAGTAAATGATTTAGCAGCTAATAAAAGAGACTCAGCTATGGTTTTTCAAAGCTATGCATTATTTCCTCATATGACAGTAGCTGAGAATATAACCTATGGCCTTAGGTTTAAGAAAATGAATAAAGCCAAACAAAAAGAAAAATTAAATGAAATATTAAGAATCATTGGTATGGAGGGTTATGAAGATAGAAGACCAGGAGAATTATCAGGAGGCCAGCAGCAGCGAGTTGCACTATCAAGAGCATTAATAATGGAACCAAAAGTTCTATTATTTGATGAACCACTTTCAAATTTAGATGCCAAATTAAGAGAAACAATGCGTAATGAAATCAGGAGAATTCAGAGAGACTTATCAATTACAACAATTTATGTTACTCATGATCAAGATGAAGCAATGAGTATTTCTGATAATATTGTTATTATGAATGATGGCCATATTGAACAGGTAGGGAATCCAGAAGAAGTTTATTTTCAGCCCAAAAATGAATTTGTTGCTGATTTTATTGGGACAGTAAACCTTCTTCCAGCAGAAATCACTAATAATTCAGGAAACAGTTTCACTTTAGATATAATGGGAGAACGAAGCTTAACTAAAGAACAAAAAGGTGACTTTAATATTGGAGATGAAGTTCAATTAGTTGTAAGACCAGAATCACTGGATATTACTGAAAAAAATCAGGGTTTAATAAATGGTAAAATAAAGAATCGTGTTTTCTTAGGAACCCACAATGAATATTATATTGATATAGGCTTAAAGAAACCAATTAAAATTAACATATTTAATACAAGATTAAAAGAAGACTTTCAAAGAGGCGATGAAATAAGTATTGATTTTAATTCAAGTGATGTCCACATTGTAGAATAA
- a CDS encoding L-lactate MFS transporter — protein MKNNIKNSEKLLRRRWIVLFGGFLLSLMGGMSYAWGSFVLPLAENWGWTAAQANLPFTVMIIVFSLTMIPAGWLQDKYGPRKIAMVGSIIFLVGYSLAALMRFFPYPIWLTLAYGIGVGIACGLTYATIAPTARKWFADRPGFAVSLAVMGFGLAAVIFAPLKKEMIAVWGVDGTLFALGIFITAVSFIGANLIKNPPSNWKAPENVNSNFKVKDVIKVVEEVTPQEFIRTPRFYMLWLALAAVIGGGLTAIGLLTAYGEIELQLAPAFAAFSVSFYSLANGMGRPAMGWMADRFGSIRVMIGVYIIQSSVFIAFPWVATNYLLLFICSLLLGLGYATTFALFPVVVAKISGTKHLGMNYGLVFSAFGLGAITSLIGSWLLDLTGSFTPAFLLAGFATVFGLILLMILYKKFVLR, from the coding sequence ATGAAAAATAATATAAAAAACAGTGAAAAACTACTTCGTAGACGCTGGATTGTTTTATTTGGAGGGTTTTTGCTATCATTAATGGGTGGTATGAGTTATGCCTGGGGTTCATTTGTGCTACCACTGGCTGAAAATTGGGGCTGGACAGCGGCTCAGGCCAACCTGCCATTTACTGTTATGATCATAGTATTTTCATTAACAATGATTCCAGCAGGCTGGCTCCAGGATAAATATGGCCCTAGAAAGATAGCAATGGTTGGATCAATAATCTTCCTGGTAGGATATAGCCTGGCAGCTCTCATGAGATTTTTCCCCTACCCAATCTGGTTAACCCTTGCTTATGGAATTGGTGTCGGGATAGCCTGTGGACTCACCTATGCTACAATAGCTCCAACAGCTCGGAAATGGTTTGCTGATCGTCCCGGGTTTGCAGTTTCCCTGGCAGTTATGGGATTTGGTCTGGCAGCTGTTATTTTTGCACCATTAAAAAAAGAGATGATTGCAGTTTGGGGAGTTGATGGAACTCTCTTTGCTCTGGGTATCTTTATAACAGCAGTTTCATTTATAGGAGCAAATCTTATAAAAAACCCTCCTTCAAACTGGAAAGCTCCTGAAAATGTAAATTCTAACTTTAAAGTTAAGGATGTTATTAAAGTGGTGGAAGAGGTGACGCCACAGGAATTCATAAGAACACCAAGGTTTTATATGCTATGGTTAGCACTTGCCGCAGTAATAGGTGGTGGTTTAACAGCTATTGGTCTTTTAACAGCCTATGGGGAGATAGAACTTCAGCTGGCACCTGCTTTTGCAGCATTTTCTGTTTCATTTTATTCTCTGGCAAATGGTATGGGCAGACCTGCTATGGGTTGGATGGCTGACCGTTTTGGATCCATTCGAGTTATGATCGGTGTTTATATAATTCAGAGTTCAGTCTTTATAGCTTTTCCCTGGGTGGCAACAAATTATCTATTACTCTTTATATGTTCACTTCTGCTTGGTCTGGGCTATGCAACCACCTTTGCCCTATTTCCTGTAGTTGTGGCAAAGATTTCAGGAACCAAACATCTTGGCATGAATTATGGCCTGGTCTTTAGCGCCTTTGGACTTGGAGCTATAACAAGCTTAATAGGCTCCTGGCTTTTAGATCTTACCGGTTCTTTTACACCAGCATTTTTGCTGGCCGGATTTGCAACAGTATTTGGATTAATTCTTTTAATGATACTTTATAAAAAATTCGTGCTCAGGTAA
- a CDS encoding ABC transporter substrate-binding protein, with protein sequence MKKLSIILFIGLFVFAFSFSGQVEAQTITVYNTMDEDAAMNLFESFEEEHGVRVEYVQLSTGEVVSRLEAESSNPQADLWTGGVGLGHIEAAQNGLTAVYDSEVREEYIPEQFRDPEGRWAGLYLGALAFSSNPDLLDYYGLEKPQSWDDLVQPEFEDMVQMAYPSTSGTAYNVLATMVQIMGEEEAFEYMHELDRSIISYTRSGFRPAQNVAMGETPVAIAYAHDLLQQQEEGYPIEITFPEEGTGYEVASISIVEGGPNPEIARKLYDHFLSREAAEEYANFFSIPTRNDMTAEDLREGAFAIEDLTVIDQDDIWSGQNRERLLDRWDEEIGG encoded by the coding sequence ATGAAAAAATTAAGCATAATCCTATTTATCGGTCTTTTTGTTTTTGCGTTTAGTTTTAGTGGTCAAGTAGAAGCCCAGACTATAACAGTTTATAATACTATGGATGAAGATGCAGCAATGAATCTTTTTGAAAGCTTTGAAGAAGAGCATGGTGTCAGAGTAGAATACGTACAGCTTTCAACAGGTGAAGTAGTTTCAAGACTTGAAGCAGAATCAAGTAATCCACAGGCAGATCTTTGGACTGGTGGAGTTGGTCTTGGACATATAGAAGCAGCTCAAAATGGTCTTACAGCAGTTTATGATAGTGAAGTTAGAGAAGAGTATATACCTGAGCAGTTTAGAGACCCAGAAGGTCGTTGGGCAGGGCTATATCTTGGTGCATTAGCATTTAGTAGCAATCCTGACCTATTAGACTATTATGGCCTGGAAAAACCACAATCCTGGGATGATTTAGTACAGCCTGAATTCGAAGATATGGTACAAATGGCATATCCAAGTACTTCAGGTACTGCCTATAACGTTCTTGCAACCATGGTTCAGATTATGGGAGAAGAAGAAGCATTTGAATATATGCATGAATTAGATAGAAGCATTATCTCTTATACACGTTCTGGTTTCCGTCCAGCTCAAAACGTAGCTATGGGAGAAACTCCAGTAGCTATAGCTTATGCTCATGATCTATTACAACAGCAGGAAGAAGGCTATCCAATTGAAATAACTTTTCCTGAAGAAGGAACCGGTTATGAGGTAGCTTCCATTTCAATAGTAGAAGGTGGCCCTAATCCAGAGATAGCAAGAAAATTATATGATCATTTCTTAAGTAGAGAAGCAGCTGAAGAATATGCTAACTTCTTCTCAATTCCAACAAGAAATGACATGACTGCTGAAGATTTAAGAGAAGGCGCCTTTGCTATCGAAGACTTAACAGTAATAGATCAGGACGATATCTGGTCAGGTCAGAATAGAGAAAGATTACTTGATAGATGGGATGAAGAAATAGGCGGTTAA
- a CDS encoding CPBP family intramembrane glutamic endopeptidase has protein sequence MESLTGLEFLRNLGVLGPMIAAGIVIYFSGESLKNWAGQFLNYKVKLRWYLIALGIPLISVIFDTLVLAIIGGDPVEFGVLPGRLVIFVPYFLYQTFLHGGLEEFGWRGFALPRLQNKYNPLIASIIIGFFWAAWHLPLFFQPGSPYYDWLFPLYLFRTISLSIILTWLYNCSKKSLPVVMILHGAGNAVMLLYPFQMDLEAVEMPLILQISMLVFRFVIAAVIIITSGKNLGKDQNQKADILSQFK, from the coding sequence TTGGAAAGTCTAACAGGATTAGAATTTTTGCGTAATTTAGGGGTATTAGGTCCTATGATAGCCGCTGGCATTGTAATTTATTTTTCAGGAGAAAGTCTGAAAAATTGGGCTGGACAATTTTTGAATTATAAAGTTAAATTAAGATGGTATCTTATTGCTCTTGGAATCCCTCTGATTTCAGTGATATTCGATACTCTTGTTTTAGCTATAATAGGTGGTGACCCAGTAGAATTTGGAGTTCTTCCTGGCAGGCTGGTCATCTTTGTTCCCTACTTTCTTTATCAAACCTTTTTGCATGGAGGATTAGAAGAATTTGGCTGGCGTGGATTTGCTCTGCCCCGGTTACAGAATAAGTATAACCCATTAATTGCCAGTATAATTATTGGATTTTTTTGGGCTGCATGGCATCTCCCGTTGTTTTTTCAACCGGGGTCTCCATATTATGACTGGTTATTCCCTCTTTATCTCTTTCGAACAATAAGTTTATCTATCATATTAACCTGGTTATATAATTGTTCTAAAAAGAGTCTACCTGTAGTTATGATCTTACATGGAGCCGGTAATGCTGTCATGTTATTATATCCTTTTCAAATGGATTTAGAGGCCGTTGAAATGCCATTAATACTGCAGATATCTATGCTTGTTTTCCGGTTTGTAATTGCAGCGGTTATAATAATTACCTCTGGGAAAAATCTTGGCAAAGATCAAAATCAAAAAGCTGATATTCTTTCCCAGTTTAAATAA
- a CDS encoding ABC transporter permease, which yields MTSNKLKQGFKNLIITFKKDPILSATIGLVATIVAVFILYPLVRVFIRSITVDGEFSFLQYIAIFSSARLRQAFTNSMILGLSVATTSTIVGFLAAYSLTKVTLPGKSLFKKIVMIPLISPPFMLSISIILLFGRRGLITSQLLGLRGYSIYGLDGLIIVQTLGLMPIAYRVIAGVLARISTELENAGLNLGANKFDVFRTITLPLALPGVASAWLLSFVMSIADFANPMVLGEGFNVLSVEAYIQITGRYNFARGAAFAILLLIPSLTAFLFQKYWVDKKSFVTVTGKPSGSQRDLASKPVKYALFIYMLFISSFAILLYATVIMGSFFRLWGIDYSLTLDHFQYAFRGGFGTIRRTIIMAVSSAPISGVLGMIIAFLVVRKNFIGRRALQFSSMLPFAVPGTVIGIGYVLAFNDGWIVMTGTIFIIITLLALRNMPVGIEAGVAALNQIDPSISEASKDLGANSAQTFSRITLPLLKPAILSGVSYSFVRAMTAVSAIIFVVSARWNHLTIQILQHTELMELGAASVLCLFLIVFVMIVFGILQKFLGEDNTSSYIT from the coding sequence ATGACATCTAATAAACTTAAACAGGGTTTTAAAAATTTAATAATAACTTTTAAAAAAGATCCAATTTTATCAGCAACAATTGGATTAGTTGCTACAATAGTAGCAGTATTTATTTTATATCCATTAGTGAGAGTATTTATAAGGAGTATTACAGTTGATGGAGAGTTCAGTTTTTTACAGTACATAGCGATATTCTCTAGCGCAAGACTAAGACAGGCTTTTACAAATAGTATGATTTTAGGGCTTTCTGTTGCAACAACTTCAACGATAGTTGGATTTCTAGCAGCATATAGTTTAACTAAAGTAACTTTACCAGGTAAAAGCTTGTTTAAAAAAATTGTAATGATTCCATTGATATCCCCACCATTTATGCTTTCAATTTCCATAATACTTTTATTTGGACGCAGAGGATTAATAACTAGCCAACTTTTAGGTCTTAGAGGCTATAGCATCTATGGACTTGATGGCTTAATAATAGTTCAAACTTTAGGTTTAATGCCAATTGCATATCGAGTAATAGCAGGAGTATTAGCAAGAATTAGTACAGAATTGGAAAATGCCGGTTTGAATTTGGGAGCAAATAAATTTGATGTATTTAGAACCATAACCTTACCTCTGGCTCTGCCAGGAGTAGCAAGTGCCTGGTTATTATCATTTGTTATGTCAATAGCAGATTTTGCAAATCCAATGGTTTTAGGAGAAGGTTTCAATGTGCTTTCAGTAGAGGCATATATCCAGATTACAGGTAGATACAATTTTGCTAGAGGTGCAGCATTTGCTATATTGTTACTAATACCTTCTTTAACAGCATTCCTTTTCCAGAAATATTGGGTAGATAAAAAATCATTTGTTACAGTTACTGGGAAACCTTCTGGAAGTCAAAGAGATTTAGCTTCAAAACCAGTAAAGTATGCATTATTCATATACATGCTATTTATTAGTAGTTTTGCAATACTTTTATATGCTACTGTTATTATGGGATCTTTCTTCAGGCTCTGGGGTATAGATTATTCATTGACCCTGGATCATTTCCAATATGCCTTCAGAGGTGGCTTTGGAACAATCAGACGAACAATAATAATGGCAGTGAGCTCAGCACCTATTTCAGGTGTTTTAGGTATGATAATTGCTTTTTTAGTAGTCAGAAAGAATTTTATTGGAAGAAGAGCCTTACAGTTTTCATCAATGTTACCCTTTGCTGTGCCAGGAACAGTAATAGGTATAGGCTATGTATTGGCTTTTAATGATGGCTGGATAGTAATGACAGGTACAATATTTATAATTATAACTTTGCTTGCATTAAGAAATATGCCAGTAGGTATTGAAGCTGGAGTAGCAGCTTTAAATCAGATAGATCCATCGATTTCTGAGGCATCAAAAGATTTAGGTGCTAATAGTGCTCAGACTTTTTCTAGAATAACATTACCATTACTAAAACCAGCAATATTATCTGGAGTATCATATAGTTTTGTAAGGGCAATGACAGCAGTTAGTGCAATAATCTTTGTTGTATCAGCACGCTGGAATCATCTTACAATACAGATTCTGCAACATACTGAATTAATGGAACTAGGAGCAGCTAGTGTATTATGTCTTTTCTTAATAGTATTTGTTATGATAGTCTTTGGTATTTTACAGAAATTCCTTGGTGAAGATAATACCAGTAGTTATATCACCTGA
- a CDS encoding class I SAM-dependent methyltransferase gives MLPPVKNKKVLDAGCAAGWYTEWLLNQGAEVTVIDFSPEMIKMTEKRVGSRAKIIQADLNQPLDFIKDQELDLIISSLTLHYIKDWEPVMAEFNRILKKSGSLVFLSITHSWTSQYLIETTISQQNS, from the coding sequence ATGCTACCACCAGTTAAAAATAAAAAAGTCCTGGATGCCGGCTGTGCCGCAGGCTGGTATACAGAGTGGCTGCTCAATCAGGGAGCAGAAGTTACAGTCATCGACTTCAGTCCAGAGATGATCAAAATGACAGAAAAGAGAGTCGGCAGCAGGGCAAAAATAATCCAGGCAGATCTTAACCAGCCCCTGGACTTCATAAAAGATCAGGAACTAGACCTTATAATCTCATCCCTAACCCTCCATTATATAAAAGACTGGGAGCCAGTCATGGCCGAGTTCAATAGAATATTAAAAAAGTCAGGCAGTCTGGTTTTTCTGTCCATCACCCATTCATGGACTTCACAGTATTTGATAGAGACAACTATTTCGCAACAGAACTCCTGA
- a CDS encoding HD-GYP domain-containing protein gives MTSSKVRSIKVKTENLKPGMKVARDIENDTDGIFIPARTILKEDHISRIKELGHKYIYVIFKKEEPSKEEAARKKKLEKEYKENTARVKNLFNKVKKDKKIEYNEIKDLVVEANRLGTEMDILDLVNMLRTADEYTYTHSLNVSIMANMFADWLDFDNKNQISLTLTGLLHDIGKARIPDEILNKPGSLSDEEFEEMKKHTIYGYQMITDIKEIPPEIKMGVITHHEHFNGDGYPLKIKSKKIPLFGRIIAIVDAFDAITANRVYKAKSSPFQAIEIFVEEETTHFDPGLKQVFLEHLPNYFIKENVILNDGRIGEIVFINPIRPESPIVKVSDQYIDLAKETEIKIKELF, from the coding sequence TTGACATCCAGCAAAGTCAGGTCGATAAAAGTAAAAACAGAAAATCTAAAGCCAGGTATGAAAGTAGCCAGAGATATAGAAAATGACACCGATGGCATTTTCATACCTGCCAGAACAATTTTAAAAGAAGACCATATTTCAAGAATCAAAGAGCTAGGTCATAAATATATCTATGTAATCTTTAAAAAGGAAGAGCCAAGCAAAGAAGAAGCTGCAAGAAAGAAAAAGCTTGAAAAAGAATATAAAGAAAATACAGCCAGAGTCAAAAATCTATTCAATAAAGTTAAAAAAGATAAAAAAATAGAATATAATGAAATTAAAGACCTGGTTGTCGAAGCCAACAGACTGGGCACCGAAATGGATATCCTGGACCTTGTCAACATGCTAAGAACAGCCGATGAATACACCTACACCCATTCATTAAATGTTAGCATCATGGCCAACATGTTTGCAGACTGGCTAGATTTCGATAATAAAAATCAGATAAGCCTGACATTAACAGGTCTGCTCCATGATATCGGCAAAGCAAGAATACCAGATGAAATACTAAATAAGCCTGGCAGTTTAAGCGATGAAGAATTCGAAGAAATGAAAAAACATACCATCTATGGCTACCAGATGATAACAGATATAAAAGAAATACCGCCAGAAATTAAAATGGGAGTAATAACTCATCATGAGCATTTTAATGGAGATGGCTATCCCTTAAAGATCAAGAGCAAAAAAATCCCGCTCTTCGGTAGAATCATAGCCATCGTAGACGCCTTCGATGCAATTACAGCCAATAGAGTCTACAAAGCAAAAAGCTCGCCATTTCAGGCAATAGAAATCTTTGTAGAAGAAGAGACCACTCATTTTGACCCTGGCTTAAAACAGGTATTTCTGGAACATCTGCCTAACTACTTTATCAAAGAGAATGTCATTTTAAATGATGGCAGAATAGGAGAGATAGTTTTCATAAACCCAATCAGACCAGAATCGCCAATCGTAAAAGTATCCGACCAATATATAGACCTGGCCAAAGAAACAGAAATAAAAATCAAAGAGTTATTTTAA
- a CDS encoding Cof-type HAD-IIB family hydrolase, which yields MPNFPYELIAIDVDDTLLNDNKDITKKTKQTILNLKNKDLLVTLASGRPYHSLKNYAKELEINLPLITANGGLIKDENRTYKKITFPKKLLIEIFNKTKKEEYIISIYYEDTIYTTSEKMQDIHRELKEVKNIKYIKSIDGLNLKDPIKILLHHKSTKKIKKGFNDFLINYGEKLHITRASEDSIEISNLKANKGDGIKFLASHLKIPINKTMVIGNGLNDVPMFKEAGFSVAMANSSEEVKAAADAITTSNNEEGVHKALNQKLLLNV from the coding sequence ATGCCCAATTTTCCCTATGAATTAATAGCAATTGATGTAGATGACACCTTACTAAATGATAACAAAGATATTACTAAAAAGACTAAGCAAACAATACTTAACCTTAAGAATAAAGATCTATTAGTTACATTAGCTAGTGGGCGCCCATATCACTCATTAAAAAACTATGCTAAAGAGCTGGAAATTAATCTTCCACTTATAACAGCCAATGGAGGTCTTATAAAAGATGAAAATAGGACCTATAAAAAAATAACATTCCCCAAAAAATTATTAATTGAGATATTTAATAAAACAAAAAAAGAAGAATATATTATTAGTATTTATTATGAAGATACAATATATACTACTTCAGAAAAAATGCAAGATATTCATAGGGAATTAAAAGAAGTGAAAAATATTAAATATATAAAATCCATAGATGGATTGAATCTTAAAGATCCAATAAAAATTCTGCTCCATCATAAATCAACTAAAAAAATAAAGAAGGGCTTCAATGATTTTCTGATCAACTATGGTGAAAAGCTACATATAACTAGAGCATCAGAGGACTCAATAGAAATTAGTAATCTTAAAGCTAATAAAGGTGATGGGATTAAATTTCTTGCCAGCCACTTAAAAATTCCAATTAATAAAACAATGGTTATTGGCAATGGACTTAATGATGTTCCAATGTTTAAAGAAGCAGGGTTTTCAGTGGCAATGGCTAATTCTAGCGAAGAAGTTAAAGCTGCGGCAGATGCTATAACTACTTCAAATAATGAGGAAGGTGTCCATAAAGCATTGAACCAAAAATTATTATTAAATGTTTAA
- a CDS encoding aldo/keto reductase has translation MINNKQAQFALKWILMNDAVSCVIPGGKKPWQVEDNAAASEAEQLSDRVMAEVDRIYDKYLRDSIHPRW, from the coding sequence ATAATCAATAATAAGCAGGCCCAGTTTGCCCTCAAATGGATACTTATGAATGACGCAGTAAGTTGTGTAATTCCTGGTGGCAAAAAGCCATGGCAGGTTGAAGATAACGCAGCAGCTTCTGAAGCAGAACAACTTTCTGACAGAGTTATGGCCGAAGTAGATAGAATTTACGATAAATATTTAAGAGATAGCATACATCCTCGCTGGTAA